Proteins from one Mycobacterium sp. SMC-2 genomic window:
- a CDS encoding nuclear transport factor 2 family protein has protein sequence MTDDRAAIRELLVGYALALDAGDIDDCLALFAPDAEFRVYGRSFAGREGIGKMFRDAPRGLHLTGASRIDVGDATATARSQVLFVRAGDLHLRPALYDDEFVRTDGQWRFRRRRCQFVTSHGLSDTPEVTSS, from the coding sequence ATGACGGATGATCGGGCCGCCATCCGCGAACTGCTCGTCGGTTACGCCCTCGCGCTCGACGCGGGTGACATCGACGACTGCCTGGCGCTGTTCGCCCCGGACGCCGAATTCAGGGTCTACGGGCGGTCATTCGCCGGACGCGAGGGCATCGGGAAGATGTTCCGGGATGCCCCGCGCGGGCTGCACCTGACCGGAGCCTCCCGGATCGACGTCGGCGACGCCACGGCGACCGCCCGGTCGCAGGTGCTGTTCGTGCGGGCGGGCGACCTGCACCTGCGCCCCGCCCTCTACGACGACGAATTCGTCCGCACCGACGGGCAGTGGCGTTTTCGACGACGGCGGTGCCAGTTCGTCACCAGCCACGGCCTGTCCGACACCCCCGAGGTCACGTCATCATGA
- a CDS encoding HpcH/HpaI aldolase/citrate lyase family protein — protein sequence MPESNLQRALNRGGPIWGGWITGPTLLGPEEFARAGYDYVGFDAQHGYLDDADIAGMLRRIEHLPIGTVVRLPNADAAPIGRVLDAGADAVVIAMIESADQAAAAVAATRYQPAGIRSFGPLRASLGRDTAALESRVSVFAMIETAGALSGLDEICAVDGLAGLYVGPADLALSLGVDVVGAAKHPAVLDAIVQTHRAATAAGLVTGIHAGDTTTGRAMAKLGLSMITLVAESQALFRGAAEHLREANNDG from the coding sequence GTGCCGGAAAGCAACCTACAGCGGGCGCTGAACCGGGGCGGCCCGATATGGGGCGGCTGGATCACCGGTCCCACGCTGCTCGGGCCGGAGGAATTCGCCCGGGCCGGTTACGACTACGTAGGTTTCGACGCCCAGCACGGCTACCTCGACGACGCCGACATCGCCGGCATGTTGCGCCGGATCGAGCACCTGCCGATCGGCACCGTGGTGCGGCTGCCCAACGCCGACGCGGCACCGATCGGGCGGGTGCTGGACGCCGGCGCCGACGCCGTCGTCATCGCCATGATCGAGTCGGCGGACCAGGCCGCCGCGGCGGTGGCCGCCACCCGCTACCAGCCCGCGGGCATCCGCAGCTTCGGCCCGTTGCGCGCCAGCCTGGGCCGCGACACCGCCGCGCTGGAGTCCCGGGTGAGCGTGTTCGCGATGATCGAGACGGCTGGGGCCCTGTCCGGCCTCGACGAGATCTGCGCCGTCGACGGGCTCGCCGGGCTCTACGTCGGGCCCGCCGATTTGGCCCTCTCGCTCGGCGTGGATGTGGTTGGCGCGGCCAAACATCCGGCAGTCCTGGATGCCATCGTGCAAACGCACCGCGCGGCCACCGCGGCCGGGCTGGTGACCGGCATCCACGCCGGGGACACTACGACGGGGCGCGCCATGGCGAAGCTGGGGCTTTCGATGATCACCCTGGTGGCCGAATCCCAGGCCCTGTTTCGGGGAGCCGCCGAGCACCTGCGTGAGGCAAACAATGACGGATGA